Proteins from a single region of Oncorhynchus tshawytscha isolate Ot180627B linkage group LG03, Otsh_v2.0, whole genome shotgun sequence:
- the LOC121846240 gene encoding basic proline-rich protein-like, whose protein sequence is QPPPPPLQPPPPPPPPTPLFPPSPPPPPPIPPHSPPLPPPHPLPLPPPFPPTPPLPPPPLPPPQFLPPPPPPPQFPPPPPSPPPPPPPPPPSPPPLPPPPSPPPLLPPPPPLPPPPPPPPPSPPPPPHTPPPPPPPPPLPPPHPPPPPIPLPPPLRPPQPPPPPPPHTPPPPPPPPPPPPPPPPLPSPPPPPPPPPPPPPTPLPPPPLPTPPPLPSPLPPPPPPPPPPPPLPPPPPPPPHPPPPPLPPPPPLPLTQLLPPPSPPPPPHTPPPPPPPPPLPLTPLLPPPPPPPPPIPLPPPLHPPQPPPPPPPHTPPPPPPPPPPPPPPLPSPPPPPPPPPPPPLPPPPSPPSPLSPPPPPPPPSQPLPSSPLPPPPLPPKPFPPPHPPPPPPPPPPPIPLTPPLPPPPLTPPPSPSTPLSPPPLPPPPSQPPPSPPPPPPPLPSPPPPPLPTPPPPPLPTPLPPPPPHPPPPPLPLTQLLPPPSPPPPPHPPPPPPPPPPLPPPPPPPPPPPPPPPLPPPPPLPPPPPPPPTPPPPPTPLLPPPSPPPPHPPPLPPPPPLPPPPPPPPTPLLPPPSPPPPPPPPPP, encoded by the exons caacccccaccaccaccacttcaacctccaccaccaccaccaccaccaactccactctttcctccatcacctcctccaccacctcctatACCACCACATTCTCCACCACTTCCCCCACCACATCCTCTACCACTTCCACCACCATTCCCTCcaacacctcctcttcctccaccaccactTCCTCCACCACAATTTttacctcctccacctcctccaccacaatttcctcctccacctccttcacctccaccaccaccaccacctccacctccttcaccaccaccacttcccccaccaccatctcctccaccactacttcctccacctccaccacttcctcctccacctcctccaccacctc catcccctcctccaccaccacatactccaccacctcctccacctccaccaccacttcctccaccacatcctcctccaccaccaattcctctaccaccaccacttcgtccaccacaaccaccacctcctcctccaccacatacacctccaccaccacccccacctcctcc tcctccaccacctccaccaccacttccttcacctcctcctccaccacctcctccacctccaccacctccaacaccacttcctccaccaccacttcctacaccaccaccacttcCTTCACCacttcctccaccacctcctcctcctccacctccaccaccacttcctccaccaccacccccaccacctcatccacctccaccaccacttcctccacctccaccacttcCTCTAACACAACTACTTCCTCCaccatcccctcctccaccaccacatactccaccacctcctccacctccaccaccacttccTCTAACACCACTacttcctccaccacctcctcctccaccaccaattcctctaccaccaccacttcatccaccacaaccaccacctcctcctccaccacatacacctccaccaccacccccacctcctcc tcctccaccaccaccacttccttcaccacctcctccaccacctcctcctcctccaccaccacttccTCCACCACCATCTCCTCCGTCACCActttctccaccaccacctcctccaccaccttctCAACCACTACCTTCCTCACCACTTCCTCCACCACCACTTCCCCCTAAACCATTTccaccaccacatccaccacctccacctccaccacctccaccaccaattCCTTTAACACCACCACTTCCTCCACCACCACTTACTCCACCACCATCTCCTTCGACACCACTTTCTCCACCACCATTGCCTCCACCACCTTCTCAACCACCACCTtccccaccacctccaccaccaccacttccttcacctcctcctccaccacttcctactccacccccaccaccccttccaacaccacttcctccaccaccacctcatccacctccaccaccacttccTCTAACACAACTACTTCCTCCaccatcccctcctccaccaccacatcctccaccacctcctccacctccaccaccacttccTCCACC tcctccaccaccaccacctcctccacctccaccaccacttcctccacctccaccacttcctccaccaccaccacctcctccaactccaccacctcctccaacaCCACTACTTCCTCCaccatcccctcctccaccacatcctccaccacttcctccacctccaccacttcctccaccaccaccacctcctccaactCCACTACTTCCTCCaccatcccctcctccaccacctcctcctccacctcca